The Marinobacter szutsaonensis sequence GGCGACCCAGGACAACATCGCATTGTTCTACTGGATGCGCTTCGTTGCCGGCTGCTTCTTCCTGGGCGGGCTGATCGTGTACTTCGGCAGCTTCTTCATCAAGGGCCAGGCGTCTCCGGCTGAAGAAGTCCGTGGCCCCGCCACCGAAGACGCATAAACCCACCCCTGAGCGGGGTTGCCGGCCGCCCGGCAGCCCCGCCAAACCCCGGATACCGACCGTGCAAGCACAAGCCGTCAATCCCAAAGACACACTGCAGAGGAACCGGCTCATTACCCGGGCCAGTTTCTTTGCACTGTTTCTGCTTGCGCCGGTCCTCAACATATTCCGTTACGACCTGACCGAAACCCACTTTATCCTGTTCGGGTTTCCGCTTTCCTTTAACCTGAACCTGGACTGGGTCGCCCAGAGCGCACCGGCGGATGTGGCCGGGCAGATCCTGTTCTGGTTTATTCTTCCCATCCTCGTATTGGTACCTCTGGTACTCTGGATTGCGTGGAAATGGGGACGCATCTACTGCGGCTGGCTGTGCCCGCACTTTTCCGTGGTGGAAACCGTCAATCATCTGATGACCCGGATCACCGGCCGCCCCACCCTGTGGGAAGCGCTAAAGAAAGGCCGCCGGGGCAAAGTCATCCACTGGGCTGGACTGACCCTGGTGTGCGGACTGATCGGGTTCTCCTGGGCACTGGCAATGCTCTCGTATCTGCTGCCGCCGATTCCTCTGTACACCGATCTCGTGACCGGCAATCTGGCGTTCTACCCCTCGGTATTCCTGGCCGTCGCCAGTACCGTTTTCACCCTGGACTTCCTGTTTGCCCGGCATCTGTTCTGCAAGTATGGCTGCGCCTTCGGCGTGGTGCAGAGCATCGCCTGGATGACCAATGGCCGGGGCCGAATGGTGACCTTCGATACCGCCCGCGCCGCCGCCTGCCGGGACTGCACCAAGGCCTGTGACGAAGCCTGCCCGATGCGGCTGCCCACCCGCAGCCACAAGCGGGCCAAGTTCACCTGTACCCAGTGCCTGCAATGCGTGAGCGCCTGCCGGGAGGTTCAGAAAGACAATCCCGAGGGCAGCCTGCTGCACTGGGAGCCGGGCGAGCCAAACCGCCAGACCGTGCTGATCCCGGTGCATCAGCTGGACAACGAACCAGCCCGGCGGCGGAGCTGACAAGGAGCAAGCAATGGAAGAATGGGTTGGCTACAAATGGCATGAATACATCACCCGCCAGGCGCTGGGCGAGTTTCCCGAACATGCCGTCCACCTGAAAGACGAAGCCCGCAACCTGGGTATCCTGTTCCGGGCCCTGGGCGGTGATCCGGCATTGAGCCTGGTCACGGCCGAACCCCGGCATTTCCGGTTGCGCCGGCGATTCCTGCACAAGCTCGCCGGCACCCACCGCAAGTTCGAACTGGCCTGGCGTGATGACCAGAACCTGCGACTGCCCGAACGCGTGGCCCTGTTTCCGTCAGCAAGCCTGAACCGGGACCTGTACCTCTGGCTGGCGGCGCTGGCTGCCTCGCCAGAACCGGAGGACGGCGACTGGTTCACCGGAAACCAGGCCATGGTCCAGGACGTTCTGGCACGTTGGCCCGGATTGGAGCGCATCTATCAGCGTCTGGTCAGTCACTCGTTGCAGTGGCGCCCGCACTCGGATGACCTGCCGCCGGTCGAGGCCGCCCGGGAAGACGCCATTCGCCAGGCCCTGATTCATCCCGGCAGTGTCACCCGGATTCCGGGTGCCGGCACCGACCCCTGGCCGGTCATTCTGTGGCTCTACCCGTCATTGAACCAGGGGCCTGCCAACGGCCAGGTCATTGGTGACGACAATACCCAATCCAGCCCCGGCGGGCTGTCGAAAAAACGCAAGCGCCGGCAGGCGGAACGGGTCGAAGGCTTCGACCGGGACCAGGGCCTGATGATCTTCCGGTTGGAGAGCCTGTTCTCCTGGACCGAATTCATTCCCGTGGACCGGGCCGGCGACGACACCGAAGAGGAAGACGCCGAGGCCGTGGCCGACGACATGGACATGATCTCCGTCTCCAACGACCGGCGCGAGACCTCTTCCTCCATCAAGTTCGACCTGGACCTGCCCTCGGAAGAAAATGACGACCTGCGCCTGGGTCCCGGCATTCACCTGCCGGAGTGGGACTGGCGCAGCCAGAGCTACCGGGAGAAATTCTGCTGCCTGCAGCCGATGCTGGCGCGGGATGCGCAGCCGGCAGAACTGCCCGAACCGCTGAGACGTCCCGCGAAGCGCCTGCAAAGACAATTCAGCGCCCTGAAACCGCTGAAACAGTGGCAGAAGCGCCAGGTGGAGGGCGAGGAACTGGATCTGGATGCCTGCCTGGAGAGGGAAGTCCAGAACCGCCAGCGCCAGGGCGCCATCGACCAGAAGCTGTTCGTTCGCTGCCAGCAAAGCCAGCGGGACCTGGCCTGCCTGGTGTTAGCGGATGTGTCCCTGTCCACCGAGACCTATATCAACAACCACCAGCGCGTGATCGATGTGGCCCGGGACGGCCTGCAACTGCTCAGCGAAGCCCTGCAGGCGAGCCGAGACCCGTTCGCCCTGTTCGCTTTCTCCTCCCGCCGCCGGGACCATGTGCGTTTCCATCACATCAAGGGTTTCGACGAGGCCTATACCGGCACCATCCGCGGCCGCATCCAGGCCCTGGAGCCGGGCTACTACACCCGCATGGGCACCGCCATCCGCCAGGCCACCCGGCTGCTTCAGGCCCGCCACGAACACCAGAAGATCCTGCTACTGCTCACCGATGGCAAGCCCAACGACCTGGATCTATACGAAGGCCGCTACGGCGTGGAAGACACCCGCATGGCCGTGCAGGAAGCCCACAAGGCCGGCCTGACCCCGTTCTGCGTCACCATCGACGACGAGGCCAGCGAATACCTGCCCTACGTGTTCGGCAGCAACCACTACGTGGTGATCCGGGACCCGGCCCAGCTGCCGCTGCAACTGCCCAAACTCTATCTCAACCTGACCCGATGACCATGAACGAGCTGCCTGCAGCCAGGGCCAGACACCTGCCCGGCGACCTCGCCGTATGGATGTTCATCTTTGCCGAACTGGCCGTGTTCGGCATCCTGTTCATCGGTTTCACCGTGGCCCGCAGTCTTGATCCGGCCACTTTCCATGCCGGCCGCGAAGCCCTGCATCCGTGGATCGGCCTGCTCAATACCGTCGCGCTGATTACCGCCAGCTATCTGGTGGCCAGCGCAGTGCATCGGCTTCGTCATGGCGAACACGGCACCCGGTTGCGCCTCTGGCTGGCCATCGCGGTGTCAACCGTATACACCGTCGGCAAACTCTGGGAATACACCGACCTGTATCGCCAGGGCTATAACCTCGGCACCGACACCTTCTTCATGTTCTATTTTTTTCTGACCTTCTTTCATTTCATGCACGTGCTGCTGGGGCAGATCATCCTGATCGTCCTGGCTGTGAAGGTCGGCAACGGCGACTACGACGGTACTGACATGAACGGAATGGAGTCCGGTGCTTCTTACTGGCACATGGTGGACCTGGTGTGGCTGGTGCTGTTTCCGATGGTTTATGTGCTGGCGTGAGGAGGGAGTGACATGCTGACGATTTACCTGGCGTTGATGGTGTGCAC is a genomic window containing:
- a CDS encoding VWA domain-containing protein encodes the protein MEEWVGYKWHEYITRQALGEFPEHAVHLKDEARNLGILFRALGGDPALSLVTAEPRHFRLRRRFLHKLAGTHRKFELAWRDDQNLRLPERVALFPSASLNRDLYLWLAALAASPEPEDGDWFTGNQAMVQDVLARWPGLERIYQRLVSHSLQWRPHSDDLPPVEAAREDAIRQALIHPGSVTRIPGAGTDPWPVILWLYPSLNQGPANGQVIGDDNTQSSPGGLSKKRKRRQAERVEGFDRDQGLMIFRLESLFSWTEFIPVDRAGDDTEEEDAEAVADDMDMISVSNDRRETSSSIKFDLDLPSEENDDLRLGPGIHLPEWDWRSQSYREKFCCLQPMLARDAQPAELPEPLRRPAKRLQRQFSALKPLKQWQKRQVEGEELDLDACLEREVQNRQRQGAIDQKLFVRCQQSQRDLACLVLADVSLSTETYINNHQRVIDVARDGLQLLSEALQASRDPFALFAFSSRRRDHVRFHHIKGFDEAYTGTIRGRIQALEPGYYTRMGTAIRQATRLLQARHEHQKILLLLTDGKPNDLDLYEGRYGVEDTRMAVQEAHKAGLTPFCVTIDDEASEYLPYVFGSNHYVVIRDPAQLPLQLPKLYLNLTR
- a CDS encoding 4Fe-4S binding protein, encoding MQAQAVNPKDTLQRNRLITRASFFALFLLAPVLNIFRYDLTETHFILFGFPLSFNLNLDWVAQSAPADVAGQILFWFILPILVLVPLVLWIAWKWGRIYCGWLCPHFSVVETVNHLMTRITGRPTLWEALKKGRRGKVIHWAGLTLVCGLIGFSWALAMLSYLLPPIPLYTDLVTGNLAFYPSVFLAVASTVFTLDFLFARHLFCKYGCAFGVVQSIAWMTNGRGRMVTFDTARAAACRDCTKACDEACPMRLPTRSHKRAKFTCTQCLQCVSACREVQKDNPEGSLLHWEPGEPNRQTVLIPVHQLDNEPARRRS
- a CDS encoding cytochrome c oxidase subunit 3, with product MNELPAARARHLPGDLAVWMFIFAELAVFGILFIGFTVARSLDPATFHAGREALHPWIGLLNTVALITASYLVASAVHRLRHGEHGTRLRLWLAIAVSTVYTVGKLWEYTDLYRQGYNLGTDTFFMFYFFLTFFHFMHVLLGQIILIVLAVKVGNGDYDGTDMNGMESGASYWHMVDLVWLVLFPMVYVLA